The Phycisphaeraceae bacterium genome window below encodes:
- a CDS encoding heparinase II/III family protein, with amino-acid sequence MFTRISRIVLVLILSACSSGHTSAEAQQAKTGGEASKPVFPAPPRTATSTAEWEATKKSDNFAARRAAAIAAAQPLVDKPVPLPDGYGEWIFYYANMETGTPLVYVSPTEHKDPVTGKIFSDERTIAAYRCKLHYDSERAALALGWAYQYTGDDQYVAGVKRILLKYADDYHTYPGRLDRWGHKGILAPLGGRRYVQSLDEAVGAISLAQAYDLTRNSPAWNVAEKQHVEEDFFRATADSLLRFNQGINNHQTWYNAGLIAIASVLQDADLVERVLTMNGGVYFQLEKSIGNDGMWYEGSMAYHNYALQPMVQIADMTRRLGLDIYRNPKLKSMILGPLHATYPDGTFPVINDSDPNNIAMLDWAFEWGWHTYHEMEFAQAWARGDNAKLKKLVGADVQAVWPPHYGSEALADAGLAMLRQGEGKDASCVVMDYGPHGGGHEGGHGHYDKLSITLFTNGREWLLDPGRLDYSHPEYKTWVKKTAAHNTVTLGGVSQEATTGKLLWLKNGEGWTACAAQSDEAYPGSMLRRYLMLTPEFFVDVFEVEADRQTQIDLFAHATADDLVPSQSPAKAEPATLGTDDGYQHLKETQRITRAENDNPWRFVRGKDSLPFYFVSLPGEQVFTTRGIGYYVHQKTPTLVRRVNGKSARFVTVYALRGTESIESITPVIGDKGETRVTVIERVNDQRRTWQIDLGPTKVEVTQPK; translated from the coding sequence ATGTTCACTCGAATATCGCGGATCGTTCTGGTCCTGATCCTGTCGGCGTGTTCCTCCGGGCACACGTCTGCTGAGGCACAGCAGGCAAAAACCGGGGGTGAGGCATCCAAACCTGTATTCCCTGCGCCGCCACGCACTGCGACCTCCACCGCCGAGTGGGAAGCGACCAAAAAATCCGACAACTTCGCCGCCCGACGAGCTGCCGCCATCGCCGCCGCCCAGCCGCTGGTGGATAAACCCGTACCGCTGCCGGACGGATACGGCGAGTGGATTTTTTACTATGCGAATATGGAGACCGGCACACCGCTGGTCTATGTCTCGCCGACTGAGCATAAAGACCCTGTCACCGGCAAAATCTTCAGCGATGAACGCACCATCGCCGCTTATCGCTGCAAACTGCACTACGACTCCGAGCGGGCCGCACTGGCACTGGGCTGGGCGTATCAATACACAGGCGACGATCAATACGTCGCGGGGGTCAAGCGCATCCTCCTCAAATACGCCGATGACTATCACACGTACCCCGGTCGTCTCGATCGCTGGGGGCACAAGGGCATTTTGGCCCCTCTGGGCGGCCGGCGATATGTGCAGAGTCTTGACGAGGCGGTCGGCGCGATCAGTCTTGCGCAGGCTTACGACCTGACGCGCAATTCACCAGCCTGGAACGTCGCGGAGAAGCAACACGTTGAGGAAGATTTTTTCCGCGCCACCGCTGACTCGCTGCTGCGCTTTAACCAGGGCATCAACAACCACCAGACCTGGTACAACGCCGGCCTGATCGCCATTGCCTCGGTATTGCAGGATGCCGACCTCGTCGAGCGTGTGCTGACCATGAATGGCGGCGTCTATTTCCAACTGGAGAAAAGCATCGGCAACGACGGCATGTGGTACGAAGGCTCCATGGCCTATCACAACTACGCACTGCAACCCATGGTGCAGATCGCTGACATGACCCGACGCCTCGGCTTGGATATCTACCGTAATCCCAAGCTCAAGTCGATGATCCTTGGTCCGCTCCACGCGACCTATCCCGATGGAACTTTTCCGGTCATCAACGACTCTGACCCGAACAACATCGCCATGCTCGACTGGGCGTTTGAGTGGGGATGGCATACTTATCACGAAATGGAATTCGCCCAGGCGTGGGCACGCGGTGACAACGCCAAACTCAAAAAACTGGTTGGTGCCGACGTGCAGGCGGTCTGGCCTCCTCATTACGGCAGCGAAGCCCTTGCAGATGCCGGCCTGGCAATGCTCCGACAAGGTGAGGGGAAGGACGCCAGTTGCGTCGTCATGGATTATGGTCCTCACGGCGGCGGACACGAGGGCGGCCACGGACATTACGACAAGCTGAGCATCACCCTGTTTACCAACGGCCGCGAGTGGTTGCTCGATCCCGGTCGGCTCGACTATTCGCATCCCGAATACAAGACCTGGGTCAAGAAAACCGCTGCGCATAACACGGTGACGCTCGGAGGCGTCAGCCAGGAAGCGACGACCGGCAAACTGCTCTGGCTCAAAAACGGCGAAGGTTGGACCGCCTGTGCCGCCCAGAGCGACGAGGCATATCCCGGCTCCATGCTGCGCCGGTACCTGATGCTGACGCCGGAGTTTTTTGTGGATGTGTTTGAGGTCGAGGCCGATCGTCAGACGCAGATCGACTTGTTCGCCCATGCGACAGCCGACGATCTTGTGCCGAGCCAGTCGCCTGCGAAGGCTGAGCCTGCGACGCTGGGCACGGATGACGGGTATCAGCACTTGAAGGAAACCCAGCGCATCACACGCGCGGAAAACGACAACCCGTGGCGGTTCGTGCGCGGCAAGGATTCGCTGCCGTTTTATTTCGTCAGTCTGCCCGGCGAGCAGGTTTTCACGACGCGGGGGATCGGCTATTACGTCCACCAGAAAACCCCGACGCTGGTGCGGCGGGTCAATGGGAAGTCAGCACGGTTTGTGACGGTGTACGCGCTACGGGGCACGGAGTCGATTGAGTCGATCACGCCGGTGATCGGAGACAAGGGTGAAACCCGCGTCACGGTGATCGAACGGGTCAACGATCAGCGTCGGACCTGGCAGATTGATCTTGGGCCGACCAAGGTTGAAGTGACGCAGCCGAAGTGA
- a CDS encoding AAA family ATPase yields the protein MRAIVTGQVGMDKKDYLNKVARLAGERGESIEVFHVGDMMYDEARDVRPGRILDLPLSRLNSLRRAAFKDILTQSEGKRNLLVNTHATFRWRHGLFSAFDFDQVRKLAPDMLICLVDNIEVVHNRLHGEHTLDATLKDLMVWREEEIMATELMAQAVSSVSGRRNFYVLSRGRHQDTIETCYRLICKPQMRKVYPSFPMSHVVDMPEVLAEIDRFRASLAKHFICFDPGDVDEKLLLDAAIAAAKEGRDFVEMKPGSFTGSAGQSLRVSVKQVLDIAGDVDGQIYARDFKLVDQSDMIVSLVPELPGGVPGLSSGVERELHHAFEHGKEVYVVWKPKKNPSPFITETATKVFKSVEEALTYFENTGMFAQVNLFGH from the coding sequence ATGCGCGCGATCGTCACCGGCCAGGTCGGGATGGATAAGAAAGACTACCTCAACAAAGTCGCGCGCCTTGCCGGCGAGCGCGGCGAGTCGATCGAGGTGTTCCACGTCGGCGACATGATGTACGACGAGGCCCGCGACGTGCGGCCGGGACGCATCCTCGACCTGCCGCTTTCACGGCTCAACTCGCTCCGTCGTGCCGCGTTCAAGGACATCCTCACCCAGTCCGAGGGCAAGCGGAATCTGCTGGTCAACACGCACGCCACTTTCCGCTGGCGTCACGGCCTTTTTTCCGCATTTGATTTCGATCAGGTCCGCAAGCTCGCCCCCGACATGCTCATCTGTCTCGTGGACAATATCGAGGTCGTTCATAACCGGCTCCACGGCGAACACACGCTCGACGCGACGCTCAAGGACCTGATGGTCTGGCGCGAAGAGGAGATCATGGCCACCGAACTGATGGCCCAGGCGGTCTCCAGTGTGTCCGGCAGGCGGAACTTCTACGTCCTGTCGCGCGGACGACATCAGGACACGATCGAGACCTGTTACCGGCTGATCTGCAAGCCGCAGATGCGCAAGGTGTATCCGAGCTTTCCCATGAGCCACGTGGTCGATATGCCGGAAGTGCTCGCGGAGATCGACCGCTTCCGAGCATCACTGGCGAAACATTTCATATGCTTTGACCCCGGCGATGTGGACGAAAAACTGCTGCTCGATGCAGCGATCGCGGCTGCGAAAGAGGGCCGCGACTTCGTCGAGATGAAACCCGGCTCCTTCACGGGCTCGGCCGGCCAAAGCCTGCGGGTTTCGGTCAAGCAGGTGCTCGACATCGCCGGCGACGTGGACGGGCAGATCTACGCACGCGACTTCAAGCTCGTGGACCAGAGCGACATGATCGTTTCACTCGTGCCGGAACTTCCCGGCGGCGTGCCGGGACTGTCCAGCGGCGTCGAGCGCGAGTTGCACCACGCCTTTGAACACGGCAAAGAGGTGTACGTCGTGTGGAAGCCGAAGAAAAACCCCAGCCCGTTCATCACCGAGACGGCTACCAAGGTTTTCAAATCCGTCGAAGAAGCACTGACGTATTTTGAAAACACGGGGATGTTCGCCCAGGTCAACCTGTTTGGGCATTGA
- the kdsB gene encoding 3-deoxy-manno-octulosonate cytidylyltransferase, translated as MSKALAVIPARFGSTRFPGKPLASETGKPLIQHVVEQARQAKRVSRVIVATDDPRIFDAVRRFGGEAAMTRADHPNGTSRIAEVVRAIPPAESAIVVNVQGDEPEIEPELIDRLIDGLAADAGAPMATLASPFAPDEDPSNPNIVKLVLDQRGRAMYFSRSLIPFDRDRRGNPGSRPLKHPGMYAYRREFLLQYVTLPPTPLEQAEQLEQLRALEHGHAIAVIHAEARHHGIDTPEQYAAFVQRHRMRT; from the coding sequence ATGTCCAAAGCCCTCGCTGTCATCCCCGCGCGGTTCGGCTCCACCCGCTTCCCCGGCAAACCGCTGGCGTCAGAGACGGGTAAGCCGCTCATTCAGCACGTCGTCGAGCAGGCGCGTCAGGCAAAGCGGGTCAGCCGGGTGATCGTCGCCACGGATGACCCACGGATTTTTGACGCTGTGCGTCGCTTCGGCGGAGAGGCGGCGATGACCCGTGCTGACCATCCCAACGGCACGAGCCGTATCGCCGAGGTCGTCCGCGCGATCCCGCCGGCGGAGTCCGCCATCGTCGTCAATGTGCAGGGCGACGAGCCGGAGATCGAGCCGGAATTGATTGATCGGCTCATTGATGGTCTCGCGGCGGATGCGGGCGCGCCGATGGCGACACTCGCCAGCCCGTTTGCTCCCGATGAGGATCCGAGTAATCCAAACATCGTGAAACTGGTGCTCGATCAGCGCGGCCGGGCGATGTATTTTTCACGATCTCTGATTCCGTTTGATCGTGATCGTCGCGGCAATCCGGGAAGTCGTCCGCTGAAGCATCCGGGCATGTACGCCTATCGCCGCGAGTTTTTGCTTCAATACGTCACTCTCCCGCCGACACCGCTGGAGCAGGCCGAGCAGCTTGAGCAGCTCCGCGCGTTGGAGCACGGCCATGCGATCGCGGTGATTCATGCCGAGGCACGTCACCACGGCATCGATACGCCCGAACAGTACGCGGCATTCGTGCAGCGTCACCGCATGCGCACCTGA
- the obgE gene encoding GTPase ObgE: MPGLAPKDFGAVPRSIPHTMLVDQATIIVRSGRGGDGHVSFARYKYIPKGGPDGGDGGNGGDVWLVATPGVDTLLDLAGRHHWAAGNGEPGESKQCHGRRGEDLEIRLPPGTLVYDDHTGELIVDLHKPHQRLLIAKGGRGGFGNEHFATPTDQAPRTATPGEPATERTLRLELKLIADVGLIGKPNAGKSTMLSVISRARPKIADYPFTTLEPNLGIAELSGLRRIIFADIPGLIQGAHQGHGLGTQFLRHIERTRLLVHLLEVEPADGSDPVENYHVVRNELASYSEELARKPQIIVLTKMDLLAREDDRAVAREMIEQALGTSVMCVSSASGQGLEPLLEECWKILVKLKENAEVEASKDATTD, from the coding sequence TTGCCGGGGCTTGCTCCCAAAGATTTTGGGGCTGTCCCACGATCCATCCCGCATACGATGCTCGTCGATCAAGCTACCATCATCGTTCGCAGCGGTCGCGGAGGCGACGGACACGTCAGCTTTGCGCGGTACAAATACATCCCCAAAGGCGGGCCGGACGGCGGCGACGGCGGTAATGGCGGGGATGTCTGGCTCGTCGCCACCCCGGGCGTGGATACGCTCCTCGATCTGGCGGGACGGCACCATTGGGCGGCAGGCAACGGCGAACCCGGCGAATCCAAGCAATGTCACGGAAGACGCGGCGAAGATCTCGAAATCCGGCTGCCCCCCGGCACGCTCGTGTATGACGACCACACCGGCGAACTGATCGTTGACCTCCATAAACCGCATCAGCGGCTGCTCATCGCCAAGGGCGGTCGTGGCGGGTTTGGTAACGAACACTTCGCCACGCCGACCGATCAGGCTCCGCGAACCGCCACCCCCGGCGAGCCGGCCACTGAGCGCACGCTGCGGCTTGAGCTAAAGCTCATCGCGGACGTGGGGCTTATCGGAAAACCCAACGCGGGAAAATCGACCATGCTCTCGGTCATCTCCCGCGCCCGTCCGAAAATTGCAGACTATCCATTCACCACGCTGGAACCGAACCTGGGCATCGCTGAACTGTCGGGCCTGCGGCGCATTATTTTTGCGGACATTCCGGGCTTGATTCAAGGTGCGCATCAGGGGCACGGCCTGGGTACGCAGTTTCTCCGACACATCGAGCGGACAAGGTTGCTCGTGCACCTTCTGGAAGTAGAGCCTGCCGATGGCTCCGATCCTGTTGAAAACTATCACGTGGTGCGCAACGAGCTGGCAAGCTACTCGGAAGAATTGGCGCGAAAGCCGCAGATCATTGTGCTGACTAAGATGGACCTGCTCGCCCGCGAGGATGATCGCGCGGTAGCCAGGGAGATGATTGAACAGGCTCTGGGCACATCGGTGATGTGCGTCAGTTCCGCTTCAGGGCAGGGACTTGAGCCGTTGCTTGAGGAGTGCTGGAAGATTCTGGTCAAGCTGAAAGAAAATGCAGAGGTCGAAGCCTCGAAGGACGCAACTACCGATTGA
- the floA gene encoding flotillin-like protein FloA (flotillin-like protein involved in membrane lipid rafts) — MDKVLIAVLIVSAIVMIIIFAVVGQFLSIWIQALTSGASVGFGKLIGMKLRKVDPRVIVLSRIRAIKAGLDLSSDQLEAHYLSGGRVPTVVTALIAADRAKINLPYDTACAIDLAGRDILDAVHTSVNPKVIDCPDSTKGRETIDAVSQDGIQLKVKARVTVRTNIARLVGGATEETIIARVGEGIVTTIGSASSHKAVLENPDRISKSVLEKGLDAGTAFEILSVDIADVDVGENIGAKLQADQAAADAKRFQAEAEKRRASAVAVEQENKAEIQRNRALVVLAEAEVPKAMADAFRKGNLGIMDYYRMRNVQADTAMRSSIAGEGGSQTSTP; from the coding sequence ATGGATAAGGTTCTCATTGCCGTTCTGATCGTTTCCGCGATCGTCATGATCATCATCTTCGCGGTCGTGGGGCAGTTTCTGAGCATCTGGATTCAGGCGTTGACATCGGGTGCCAGTGTCGGCTTCGGCAAGCTCATCGGAATGAAGCTGCGCAAGGTGGACCCGCGCGTGATCGTGCTCTCGCGCATCCGAGCGATCAAAGCAGGCCTCGACCTAAGCTCTGACCAACTCGAAGCCCACTACCTCTCAGGCGGGCGGGTTCCGACTGTCGTGACCGCGCTGATCGCAGCCGACCGCGCCAAGATCAACCTGCCTTATGACACCGCCTGTGCCATCGACCTTGCGGGCCGCGATATTCTCGACGCGGTACACACCAGCGTGAATCCCAAAGTCATCGACTGTCCTGACTCAACCAAGGGGCGCGAGACGATCGACGCGGTCTCGCAGGACGGCATCCAGCTAAAGGTCAAAGCGCGTGTCACCGTGCGAACCAACATCGCCCGACTCGTCGGCGGAGCGACTGAGGAAACGATCATCGCCCGTGTTGGCGAGGGCATCGTCACCACGATCGGCTCGGCCAGCAGCCACAAGGCGGTACTGGAAAACCCCGACCGCATCAGTAAGTCGGTGCTGGAAAAGGGTCTGGACGCCGGGACAGCCTTCGAGATTCTTTCGGTGGATATTGCCGACGTGGATGTGGGCGAAAACATCGGCGCCAAGCTCCAGGCGGATCAAGCTGCCGCGGACGCCAAGCGATTCCAAGCCGAGGCGGAAAAACGCCGCGCCAGCGCGGTTGCCGTCGAGCAGGAGAACAAGGCCGAGATCCAGCGCAACCGCGCACTGGTTGTGCTCGCGGAAGCGGAGGTACCCAAGGCAATGGCGGACGCCTTCCGCAAGGGAAATCTGGGCATCATGGATTACTACCGCATGCGCAACGTACAGGCGGACACCGCGATGCGCTCGAGTATTGCCGGCGAAGGCGGATCGCAGACATCCACGCCGTAA
- a CDS encoding aminopeptidase P family protein → MAKGIGAARLRSFRNEYKAIEKILSSTPTVKKDLAVPTAEFKARQKRVAGALKKAGYDVGFVFSDEHYNGDVPYLGGNTNISIEQIAGVIGATGFHITAGLEGGYIAEQLAFRAGAKVHKVELLQLADEKYPIRAVRMEEVIEAAAGKPLSQVKKIALLTPRQVVPAGVVDYLNRLFGAKNVVDAQLIYQKIKNLKSDREMELIRDANVIADAMMRALLAVLRPGMLETEVAGWAYLVGMELGGEENGFDVMVGANEANRTLIGKALNRRINEGDWVHLGCAPKRDGLTSCIRRSVVAGKPTKDQRYWFDFVNEAYQVGYDAYVDIVKHNKPAKHQEQALVNYFRAHTSEVNQRFGLKLDDLSKLKPYTGTHNSGYTECQEFYGAITLESEEPLAKQVVTMLDVAIRGIGDHWHAKILPVDFVVVENTLGKFDRKVVQFNKVPNDCQPLVGKGI, encoded by the coding sequence ATGGCCAAAGGAATCGGTGCCGCACGACTGCGAAGTTTTCGGAACGAGTACAAGGCGATTGAGAAGATTCTCTCCTCGACGCCGACGGTGAAGAAAGATCTGGCGGTGCCGACCGCGGAGTTCAAGGCTCGGCAGAAGCGCGTGGCCGGCGCGCTGAAGAAGGCGGGGTATGATGTCGGCTTTGTCTTTTCCGATGAGCATTACAACGGCGACGTGCCGTATCTGGGCGGCAATACCAACATTTCCATCGAGCAGATCGCGGGCGTGATCGGCGCGACGGGGTTCCACATCACAGCAGGGCTTGAAGGCGGCTACATCGCTGAGCAGCTCGCCTTCCGCGCGGGTGCGAAGGTGCATAAGGTCGAGTTGCTTCAGTTGGCGGACGAGAAATATCCGATCCGCGCGGTGCGGATGGAGGAAGTCATCGAGGCTGCGGCAGGTAAGCCGCTCTCTCAGGTGAAGAAGATCGCGCTGCTGACGCCGCGACAGGTTGTTCCCGCGGGTGTGGTGGATTATCTGAACCGCCTGTTCGGCGCGAAAAATGTCGTCGATGCCCAGCTCATTTATCAGAAGATCAAAAACCTCAAGAGCGACCGCGAGATGGAGCTGATCCGTGACGCCAACGTCATCGCCGACGCGATGATGCGTGCCCTGCTGGCAGTGCTCCGACCGGGAATGCTGGAAACCGAAGTCGCCGGCTGGGCTTATCTCGTGGGGATGGAATTAGGCGGCGAGGAGAATGGCTTCGATGTCATGGTTGGTGCCAACGAGGCCAATCGCACGCTCATCGGCAAGGCGCTCAATCGTCGGATCAATGAAGGCGACTGGGTTCACCTGGGCTGTGCGCCCAAGCGTGACGGACTGACAAGCTGCATCCGGCGCAGCGTGGTGGCGGGCAAGCCGACGAAAGATCAGCGGTATTGGTTTGATTTCGTCAATGAGGCGTATCAGGTCGGTTACGACGCCTACGTGGATATTGTCAAGCACAACAAGCCCGCCAAGCATCAGGAGCAGGCACTGGTCAACTACTTCCGTGCGCATACCAGTGAGGTCAATCAGCGCTTTGGTCTGAAGCTCGATGATCTGTCGAAGCTCAAGCCCTACACCGGTACGCATAACTCCGGCTACACGGAGTGCCAGGAGTTCTACGGCGCGATCACGCTGGAGAGCGAGGAGCCGTTGGCCAAACAGGTGGTGACGATGCTTGACGTGGCGATCCGAGGAATCGGCGACCATTGGCACGCCAAAATCCTGCCCGTGGATTTCGTCGTGGTGGAGAATACGCTGGGCAAGTTTGACCGAAAGGTCGTGCAGTTCAACAAGGTTCCCAACGACTGCCAACCGCTGGTGGGTAAGGGGATTTGA
- a CDS encoding pyridoxine 5'-phosphate synthase, translating to MIELGVNIDHVATVRQARRTYEPDPVWAAAEAQLGGADGITMHLREDRRHIQDHDVERVKAMCHVKLNLEMGATDEMVNIACRIRPSLAMLVPEGRQEVTTEGGLDVAGQLARLTEVVRRLNGAGIITSAFIDALPSQVEAAGKAGFSVCEIHTGPYAHAFHEHGGNLDHPAVAAELTKVADAGRRIIAAGMRFNAGHALNYVNVKPIAALSGIRELHIGHSIISRAIFTGLRSAVAEMKRLMVEGARDR from the coding sequence ATGATCGAACTTGGAGTCAACATCGACCACGTCGCCACGGTACGCCAGGCGCGGCGGACCTATGAACCGGATCCCGTATGGGCGGCCGCGGAGGCACAGCTCGGCGGGGCCGACGGCATCACCATGCACCTGCGTGAAGATCGCCGTCATATCCAGGACCATGATGTTGAGCGCGTCAAGGCGATGTGTCACGTAAAGCTCAATCTGGAAATGGGCGCAACCGATGAGATGGTCAACATCGCCTGTCGCATCCGTCCCAGTCTCGCCATGCTCGTACCCGAGGGCAGACAGGAAGTGACGACTGAAGGCGGGCTGGATGTTGCCGGCCAGTTGGCGCGGCTGACCGAAGTCGTGCGGCGTCTCAACGGAGCGGGCATCATTACCAGTGCGTTTATCGACGCCTTGCCTTCTCAGGTCGAAGCCGCCGGAAAAGCGGGCTTTTCCGTGTGCGAAATCCACACGGGGCCATACGCACACGCTTTCCATGAGCACGGCGGAAACCTCGACCATCCAGCAGTGGCGGCTGAACTGACGAAAGTCGCCGACGCGGGTCGGCGGATCATCGCCGCAGGTATGCGATTCAACGCTGGACACGCACTGAATTACGTGAACGTCAAACCTATCGCGGCCCTGTCGGGTATTCGAGAACTGCACATCGGCCACTCGATCATCAGCCGGGCGATTTTTACAGGTTTGCGGTCCGCGGTGGCGGAGATGAAGCGGCTGATGGTGGAAGGGGCTAGGGACAGATAA
- the rpmA gene encoding 50S ribosomal protein L27 → MAHKKGQGSTTNGRDSNPQYRGIKLYGGQSAKAGAIIIRQCGTPFKAGHGVGMGKDNTLFALTNGVVEFQGRRVHVRPTAD, encoded by the coding sequence ATGGCGCATAAAAAAGGTCAAGGCAGCACGACTAACGGCCGGGACTCAAATCCGCAGTACCGCGGAATCAAGCTCTACGGCGGACAGTCCGCCAAAGCTGGCGCAATCATTATCCGTCAATGCGGCACGCCCTTTAAGGCCGGCCACGGTGTCGGCATGGGTAAGGACAACACGCTCTTTGCCCTGACGAACGGCGTGGTTGAGTTCCAGGGCCGACGAGTCCATGTCCGCCCAACTGCCGACTGA
- a CDS encoding type III pantothenate kinase — protein MNINALAISIGNTRTRLGTFVDGKLIERQFLTNQSMSALPEVLAQTYSALRDKGDAPVVLASVNPSLTDRVAQAVAQQLGRTPLRIERDLKVPIGRQLDRESIVGEDRLLNAAAAYDTLKSACVIVDAGTAVTIDFVDGAGTFHGGAIAPGARMMLQSLQVGTGQLPEVELARPEEPIGHNTAEAMRCGVFYGLRGMVKELAEQYAEIAGNYPTIVATGGDAELLFGDWELIERHVPDLTLLGIGVTLQTARTADEE, from the coding sequence ATGAACATCAATGCCCTGGCAATTTCGATCGGCAACACCCGCACGCGCCTGGGGACGTTTGTGGATGGCAAGCTCATCGAGCGACAGTTCCTCACGAACCAGTCCATGTCCGCGTTGCCTGAAGTGTTGGCACAGACCTACTCAGCGCTGCGGGATAAAGGTGACGCTCCGGTTGTGCTGGCGTCGGTGAACCCGTCGCTGACTGACCGCGTGGCGCAGGCGGTGGCGCAGCAGCTTGGGCGGACGCCGTTGCGTATCGAGCGTGACCTGAAGGTGCCGATCGGCCGTCAGCTTGATCGTGAAAGCATTGTAGGTGAGGACCGTCTGCTGAACGCCGCCGCCGCCTATGACACGCTCAAATCGGCATGTGTGATCGTCGATGCCGGTACGGCTGTCACCATTGATTTCGTCGATGGTGCGGGCACGTTTCACGGCGGGGCGATCGCTCCCGGCGCGAGGATGATGCTCCAGTCACTGCAAGTGGGCACAGGGCAGTTACCCGAAGTTGAGCTGGCGCGACCGGAAGAACCGATCGGCCACAACACCGCCGAAGCCATGCGCTGCGGTGTGTTTTATGGTTTGCGCGGCATGGTGAAGGAACTGGCCGAACAATACGCCGAAATCGCCGGGAATTATCCGACCATCGTCGCCACCGGCGGTGACGCGGAACTGCTCTTTGGTGACTGGGAATTGATCGAGCGTCATGTGCCCGACCTTACTCTGCTGGGGATCGGTGTGACGCTTCAGACAGCCAGAACCGCCGACGAAGAATAG
- the rplU gene encoding 50S ribosomal protein L21, translating to MYAIIEDSGTQIKVSQGDVIQVALRDLPANAATLTFDRVLFVGGGEGAAKIGAPLVAGAKVTADVLGEGKTDKVEIFKFRRRKTYRRHRGHRQDFIKVKITGIQA from the coding sequence ATGTACGCGATCATCGAAGACAGCGGCACGCAGATCAAGGTTTCTCAAGGCGATGTGATTCAGGTGGCACTGCGCGACCTGCCCGCCAATGCCGCGACATTGACCTTTGACCGCGTGCTCTTTGTAGGTGGGGGCGAAGGTGCTGCGAAAATCGGCGCCCCGCTGGTCGCCGGCGCGAAAGTGACCGCCGACGTACTGGGCGAAGGCAAGACCGACAAAGTTGAGATCTTCAAGTTCCGCCGTCGCAAGACCTATCGCCGCCATCGTGGCCACCGGCAGGATTTCATTAAAGTCAAGATCACCGGCATTCAGGCGTAA
- a CDS encoding GTP-binding protein: protein MSSTARITIVTAPAPGAVAMIQIHGPGAAAILRSVTGHADWPAGRMRLATLAGVDQGLAVMLRPDWAQLMPHGGPRVVRQLVEKTVALGAVYEQSPSARDIYPEAVSDIEADMLAALARAASPAAVDLLLAQPCLWTQWLHTLSSSQETTREDLGKPLLLNENVLARSRVLDRLIDPPAVVVVGRPNVGKSTLTNRMLGRSVSIVADLPGTTRDWVAGLAEIQGVAVRWLDTPGVRATDDPIESRAITLASRVISSADVLIAMRDHRIDWPAPTELPREPDIWVINKSDQSLPSDDTRGALPISAQTGEGLELLTQRILTTLGLTPLHEERWAFSDRLKKLAVASDIAALAVYLAEK, encoded by the coding sequence GTGAGTTCGACGGCACGAATCACGATTGTCACAGCACCCGCTCCCGGCGCGGTGGCAATGATCCAGATTCACGGTCCGGGTGCCGCTGCCATCCTGCGCAGCGTGACGGGTCATGCCGATTGGCCGGCTGGGCGCATGCGGCTCGCAACGCTGGCGGGCGTGGATCAGGGTTTGGCGGTGATGTTGCGCCCGGATTGGGCGCAGCTCATGCCGCATGGCGGGCCACGGGTGGTACGGCAGCTCGTGGAAAAAACGGTCGCATTGGGTGCGGTTTACGAGCAGTCCCCATCCGCGCGCGACATCTATCCGGAAGCCGTCAGCGACATCGAGGCTGACATGCTCGCGGCACTCGCGCGTGCCGCAAGCCCTGCCGCCGTCGATCTGCTTTTGGCGCAGCCGTGCTTGTGGACTCAGTGGTTGCACACGCTCTCTTCCTCGCAGGAGACCACACGGGAAGACCTGGGCAAGCCACTTCTACTGAATGAAAACGTACTGGCTCGATCGCGCGTGCTGGATCGGTTGATCGATCCGCCTGCGGTCGTCGTCGTCGGTCGGCCCAATGTCGGCAAGTCCACACTGACCAACCGGATGCTTGGCCGCTCGGTGAGCATCGTGGCGGACCTGCCCGGCACGACGCGCGACTGGGTCGCTGGTCTGGCGGAGATTCAGGGTGTGGCAGTGCGCTGGCTTGATACGCCGGGTGTCCGTGCGACCGACGACCCGATCGAGTCCCGCGCAATCACGCTGGCGTCACGGGTCATCTCCTCTGCGGATGTGCTCATTGCGATGCGCGACCACCGAATCGACTGGCCAGCACCCACGGAGCTGCCGCGCGAGCCTGATATCTGGGTGATAAACAAATCCGATCAGAGCCTTCCATCGGATGACACGCGCGGTGCCCTCCCCATCAGTGCTCAGACGGGTGAGGGTCTCGAACTCCTGACCCAGCGAATACTCACGACACTCGGACTGACGCCGCTCCACGAGGAACGGTGGGCGTTTTCGGATCGCTTGAAAAAGCTGGCTGTCGCATCTGACATAGCTGCACTCGCAGTTTATCTGGCTGAAAAATAG